A single window of Arvicanthis niloticus isolate mArvNil1 unplaced genomic scaffold, mArvNil1.pat.X pat_scaffold_362_arrow_ctg1, whole genome shotgun sequence DNA harbors:
- the LOC117701962 gene encoding histone H1.5 codes for MSETAPAETVAPAPVEKSPAKKKTTKKAGGAKRKATGPPVSELITKAVSASKERGGLSLPALKKVLAAGGYDVEKNNSRIKLGLKSLVSKGTLVQTKGTGASGSFKLNKKVASGEAKPKAKKTGTAKAKKPAGATPKKPKKAAGARKTVKKTPKKAKKPAAAGVKKAAKSPKKAKAAAKPKKAAKSPAKAKAVKPKASKPKVTKPKTAKPKAAKAKKAVPKKNLSW; via the exons ATGTCTGAAACTGCTCCCGCCGAGACTGTGGCTCCAGCTCCTGTAGAGAAGTCTCCCGCCAAGAAGAAGACGACAAAAAAGGCTGGCGGTGCGAAGCGGAAGGCCACTGGTCCCCCAGTGTCCGAGCTCATAACTAAGGCTGTTTCTGCTTCTAAGGAGCGCGGCGGCTTGTCCCTGCCTGCTCTTAAGAAGGTTCTGGCTGCTGGTGGCTACGACGTGGAGAAGAACAACAGCCGCATCAAGCTTGGGCTGAAGAGTTTGGTGAGCAAGGGTACCCTGGTGCAGACCAAAGGTACTGGTGCCTCGGGTTCCTTCAAGCTTAACAAAAAGGTGGCTTCCGGCGAGGCCAAGCCCAAGGCTAAGAAGACCGGGACTGCCAAGGCCAAGAAGCCTGCAGGTGCCACCCCGAAAAAGCCTAAGAAGGCTGCGGGGGCAAGGAAGACCGTGAAGAAAACtccaaagaaagcaaagaagccTGCGGCAGCTGGAGTAAAAAAAGCTGCCAAGAGCCCTAAGAAGGCCAAGGCTGCTGCCAAGCCTAAAAAGGCTGCAAAGAGCCCGGCAAAGGCCAAGGCGGTGAAGCCTAAGGCATCTAAGCCTAAGGTTACCAAGCCGAAGACAGCTAAGCCTAAGGCTGCCAAGGCAAAGAAGGCTGTTCCTAAAAAGAA CTTGAGCTGGTGA
- the LOC117701974 gene encoding histone H3.1: MARTKQTARKSTGGKAPRKQLATKAARKSAPATGGVKKPHRYRPGTVALREIRRYQKSTELLIRKLPFQRLVREIAQDFKTDLRFQSSAVMALQEACEAYLVGLFEDTNLCAIHAKRVTIMPKDIQLARRIRGERA, translated from the coding sequence ATGGCTCGCACTAAGCAGACCGCTCGCAAGTCCACCGGCGGCAAGGCCCCGCGCAAGCAGCTGGCCACCAAGGCCGCCCGCAAGAGCGCCCCGGCCACGGGCGGCGTAAAAAAGCCCCACCGCTACCGGCCTGGCACCGTGGCGCTGCGCGAGATCCGGCGCTACCAGAAGTCGACCGAGCTGCTGATCCGCAAGCTGCCGTTCCAGCGCCTGGTGCGCGAGATCGCGCAGGACTTCAAGACCGACCTGCGCTTCCAGAGCTCTGCGGTCATGGCCTTGCAGGAGGCCTGCGAGGCCTACCTTGTGGGTCTGTTTGAGGACACCAACCTGTGCGCCATCCACGCCAAGCGCGTCACCATCATGCCCAAGGACATCCAGCTGGCCCGCCGCATTCGCGGGGAGAGGGCGTAG
- the LOC117701968 gene encoding histone H2B type 1-C/E/F/G/I, translated as MPEPAKSAPAPKKGSKKAVTKAQKKDGKKRKRSRKESYSVYVYKVLKQVHPDTGISSKAMGIMNSFVNDIFERIAGEASRLAHYNKRSTITSREIQTAVRLLLPGELAKHAVSEGTKAVTKYTSSKILWNKFYYLSSF; from the exons ATGCCTGAGCCTGCGAAGTCCGCTCCGGCCCCGAAGAAGGGCTCCAAGAAGGCCGTGACCAAGGCGCAGAAGAAGGACGGCAAGAAGCGCAAGCGCAGCCGCAAGGAGAGCTACTCGGTGTACGTGTACAAGGTGCTGAAGCAAGTGCACCCTGACACCGGCATCTCGTCCAAGGCCATGGGCATCATGAACTCGTTCGTGAACGACATCTTCGAGCGCATCGCCGGCGAGGCTTCGCGCCTGGCGCATTACAACAAGCGCTCGACCATCACGTCCCGGGAGATCCAGACGGCCGTGCGCCTGCTGCTGCCCGGGGAGCTGGCCAAGCACGCCGTGTCCGAGGGCACCAAGGCCGTCACCAAGTACACTAGCTCCAA AATCCTGTGGAACAAATTCTAttacctttcttccttttaa
- the LOC117701969 gene encoding histone H2A type 1-B: MSGRGKQGGKARAKAKTRSSRAGLQFPVGRVHRLLRKGNYSERVGAGAPVYLAAVLEYLTAEILELAGNAARDNKKTRIIPRHLQLAIRNDEELNKLLGRVTIAQGGVLPNIQAVLLPKKTESHHKAKGK; this comes from the coding sequence ATGTCTGGACGCGGCAAACAGGGCGGCAAGGCTCGCGCCAAGGCCAAGACCCGCTCCTCCCGGGCCGGCCTGCAGTTCCCCGTGGGCCGCGTGCACCGGCTGCTCCGCAAGGGCAACTACTCGGAGCGGGTGGGCGCCGGCGCCCCGGTGTACCTGGCGGCCGTGCTGGAGTACCTGACAGCCGAGATCCTGGAGCTGGCGGGCAACGCGGCCCGCGACAACAAGAAGACGCGCATCATCCCGCGCCACCTGCAGCTGGCCATCCGCAACGACGAGGAGCTCAACAAGCTGCTGGGCCGCGTGACCATCGCACAGGGCGGCGTCCTGCCCAACATCCAGGCCGTGCTGCTGCCCAAGAAGACCGAGAGCCACCATAAAGCCAAGGGCAAATAA
- the LOC143433782 gene encoding histone H3: MARTKQTARKSTGGKAPRKQLATKAARKSAPATGGVKKPHRYRPGTVALREIRRYQKSTELLIRKLPFQRLVREIAQDFKTDLRFQSSAVMALQEASEAYLVGLFEDTNLCAIHAKRVTIMPKDIQLARRIRGERA; this comes from the coding sequence ATGGCTCGCACTAAGCAGACCGCTCGTAAGTCCACCGGCGGCAAGGCCCCGCGCAAGCAGCTGGCCACCAAGGCCGCCCGCAAGAGCGCCCCGGCCACCGGCGGCGTGAAGAAGCCCCACCGCTACCGGCCCGGCACCGTGGCGCTGCGCGAGATCCGGCGCTACCAGAAGTCGACCGAGCTGCTGATCCGCAAGCTGCCGTTCCAGCGCCTGGTGCGCGAGATCGCGCAGGACTTCAAGACCGACCTGCGCTTCCAGAGCTCTGCGGTCATGGCTCTGCAGGAGGCGAGCGAGGCCTACCTTGTGGGTCTGTTTGAGGACACAAACCTGTGCGCCATCCACGCCAAGCGCGTCACCATCATGCCCAAGGACATCCAGCTGGCCCGGCGCATTCGTGGAGAGAGAGCGTAA